The genomic region CCGCCGTACCCTGCACGCCGCCGCTGGTCTGGTGGATCATGATGCGGGAGTTGGGAAGCGAAGTCCGCTTGCCTTTGGTCCCGCCCGACAGCAGCACCGCGCCCATGGACGCCGCCATGCCGACGCAGGTCGTGGCGATGTCCGGCTTGATGTGCCGCATGGTGTCGTAGATCGCCAGTCCCGCGATGACCGAGCCGCCCGGCGAATTGATGTAAACTTCGATGTCCTTGTCCGGATCCTCTTTCTCAAGGAAGAGGAACTGCGCGACAATGACGTTCGCCATCTGGTCGTAGATCTGATCGCCGATGAAGACGATGCGGTCCTTCATCAGACGGGACCACAAATCGTAGGAGCGCTCGCCGCGGGGGCTTTGCTCGACGACCGTGGGGATCCACGTATTCTCAATCGAGCGCAGGCCCGCCGTCAGTTCCTTGCGCGTCAAACCCAAATCTTCAAGACTCATTCTGATCGTCGCTCTCTTTCTTTTTAGAGCTGGCCCGGGGCGCCTTCTTCTTGGGCGCGGGGACTTCCTCGCCTTCGGCGGTGGCGGCGGCAGCTTCGGGGGCGGCGGCTTCATCCGTCGGATTCTCGGTTTGTCCGGGCTTTACGACCTTCTCTTTAATTATGGCGGAACCACGGATAAAGTCGAGGACTTTTTTCGCCTGAGCCCGATTGCGGATATTCTCGAAGCCTTCGTTCTTCTCCAGGAAGGCGCGCATGGCGGCCGGGCTGGTGTTCTGCTGCTCGGCGGCTTCCGCGATCGCCGCGTCGATGTCCGGCTCCGTCAGCGTGAGCTCTTCCTGGCGGGCGATCTCGCCCAGCACCAGACCGACGCGAATGCGCTTCTCCGCCGAGTCCTTGAACTGGTTGTAGAGCTGCTCGCGGGAGGTGCCGATGTTGGCGAGGTAATCGTCGACGTTGGTGCCGTTCTGCGCCAGACGCTGCTGGAGGAACTTGTACTCGTCTTCGATCTCGGATTCGACCAGGACCGGCGGATACTGAATGGACGCCTTTTCGATGATCTTCTCGACCAGCGCGTTGTCCGCTTCGTTTTCCGAGGACTGAGAGAGCGATCTGCCCATATCGGTCTTGATATTGGACTTCAGCTCATCCAGCGTGGTGATGCGGCCGTTGGTGATCTTGCCGGCCAGCTCATCATTGCTCTCGGGAACGACCTTGGTGCGGACTTCCTTGATGGTGACGCTGAACTCAGCGTCCTTGCCTTGAAGTTCGACCTGCGGATAGTCGGCGGGGTAGGCGAGGGTGAAGGTCTTGGTGTCGCCGACGCTTGCGCCGAGGATCTGCTCGTCGAAGCCGGGCAGGTTGTCCGCGCCCAGCTCGATCATGGTCGGGCGGGGTTCGGTGGCTTCCTGATCGTCGAGCTTCACGGAGACATCGGCGACGACGAGGTCACGGTTCTCCACCGCGCGCTCGGCCATCGGGTAATCGGCCGCGCGCTCGCGCAGGCGCTCGATCTCTTCATCCACGTCCGAGTCGCTGATGTCGTAGATCTTCTTTTCGACTTCGAGCCCCTTGTAATCGCCCAGCTCGACCTTCGGGGCCAGCGGGACGAGGGCTTTGAAGATGAAGGGGCTGCCGGCGAGGTCCAGCTGAAGAAGCTCCAGCTTCGGCGGAGCGTAAGGATCCGTCTCGCTTTCCTTCAGCGCGTCGCCGTAGGCGGATTCCACCAACAGCTCGGCCGTGCGCTGGCGCACATCGGATTCGGGTACGCGCTGACGAACGAACGACATCGGCGCTTTGCCCTTACGGAAACCGGGGACATTGACGTACTTCGCATATTCGCGATAAGCTTTGTCAACAGCGTGGACGACCTTGTCCTGTTCCACTTCAATCGTGAGAGCGACTTGACACGGGTCAATCGGCTCTTTTGTCACCTGCATGGGCGGTACAACTCCTGTAATGCGCAGTAATGAAAACGGCGGGGTTTGGAGCATTGTACCAGAGCGTCATGAAGGTTGTCAATCAAGATTTGACGGCGACGGGGCCGCCAAATCCCTTCTAGCGCAGGATTTCGGTCGACTCTTTTCCGAGATCGGAAAGATCGCTGATTTGACGCTCGATCTGTTCGTCGGAAAGTCCCAGCCGTTCCTGCGCCTCGCGGTCCAGCGCATAGCGCAGGCCGTCGCCGCCGACCCCGATGCCCATCATCACGCAGATGACGTCGGCGACATGGACCAGCGCCGTGAGTTTGGAAAATTCCGACTGCGCCATCGGCGTATGGTGGTAGCGGACGGCCTGTACGAGCGGCGTCGGCAGGTTCCAGCGCTCCAGCACGCAGGCGCCGACTTCGGCGTGGTCAAATCCCAGGATGCGCTGCTCGGCTTCCATAAAGGAGATGTCTTCGTCTTCCGTGAGCTTGAGAACGCCGGAAAACTCGACCTGCATATGGACGCTGAGCAGGACTTTGCCGACATCGTGCAGCAGACCCGCGACAAACGCCTCTTCGGGCACGGGATAGTTAATGAGCGTCGCGAGCGACTGCGCGACATTGGCGCAGCCGCACGAATGCCGCCACAGCTCGCCGCGCTGCATGGCGTATCCCGCGAGTTCGCGCCCAAGCACGTCTTCGACCGAGCTTGCCATCGCCAGGTTGCGCACGGTGCGCATGCCCAGCAGCACGATCGCGTCGGAAACGGTGGAGATGCGCCGCGTCGCGCCGTAAAAAACGGAGTTCGCCAGCCGCAGCACCCGCGCGGTCAGTCCCTGGTCCATGGAAAGAACGCGCGCTACATCGTTGGCGCTTGTCGTGGGCTTGTCGATCGTGCGGGCGACTTTGACGGCGACATCGGGCAGCGAGGGCAGGTCCTTGACCTGGCGCAGCAATATTTGCATTCGGACATCAGCGTTCACTGGATCCAATCCCTTTCAGCTCTCGGATCGGGGCGCAGACGCCCGAAAGATCCACAAGCAGCTTTTCCTCCGCGCCGATGGCGCGGACCAGAACGCGTCCTGTCTCCACTTCAAAAGTCACCGTGCGCCCGCATCGCCCTCCAACTTCCTCGGCGACGAGGGGAATATCGGCGAGGGCCAGCGCTTCCTTGACGGCGATGATATTTCGCGGCCCGATCTCCAGCCGCGAGCCCGGCACGCCGTTCGCGGATGCGGAGGTAAAGATCCGCGCGCCGCCGACAATGGCGGCGCGGATCGACGCGGCGCTTGCGCCGTTTTTAAACATCTCCGAAAGCGCGTGCGGCACCGCCGTCTCGGCGCACTTGCCCAGAAGCGGTTCGGAGGACTTACCCGAAGATTTCCAAGAAGTATTGGGAAGGGTTTGGGGAAGGACGATGTGAACCATCGCGGCCAGCGATCGTTTTGGATCGTAAAGGCATAAGCCGATACACGCTCCCAGCCCAAAAGCCAGAAGGCGATCGCCCCGTGTACTGGTTAATTTGGTCTCGCCCATCTCGACGGCGATGATGTCTCCCATTGGCTCTCCTGTTGTTCCCCCGTGCCAATTGTGGCTTTTGAGAGAAAAAACTGGAGGGCGCCGCTAAGAGCTCAGCCGAATCACGGAGATTGTGTCGCCCGATTGAACGCCGGCGACCTCCTCGGGAACGATCATCAGGGCATTCGCGAGCACCATGGAGCGCAGCATGCCGGAGCCCTGCCGCCCCGTCGCCCGCACGCGCAGCTCATCGACGCTCTCGGTGACGACGGCGCGCTGGAAGTCACGGCGCCCGGTCTCATGCGCGACATCTTCCGTCAGGACGGCGGTTTCGATCTTGCGCATCGGATTCGCGGCGCCCAAAAGTTGCCGCAGGGCGGGGCGTACGAACAGCTCGAAGGTCACCATCGCCGACACAGGGTTGCCGGGCAGCCCAAAGAGCAGCGCCTGGCCGCAGCGGCCAAAAACGAACGGTTTGCCGGGCCGGATCGCCACGCGCCAGAACTCCACCGACCCACGCTCCTCCACGACGGCTTTCACAAAGTCGAATTCGCCGACGGACACCCCGCCGGTCGTCAAAATCACATCGCAATCCGCGCAGGCGTCAAACGCCGCCCGAAGATCCGAAAACGTATCGCGCGCATGCACGCGCACGGCGACCTCGGCGCCCGCCTCCAGCACCTGCGCCGCAACCGCGTAACTGTTGGAGTTATAAATCTGCGCCGCGCCGAGCACGGCGCCCGGTTCGGCCAGCTCATCCCCCGTACTGATCACCCCGACGCGCGGCCGTCGATAAACGAGCGCCGCAGCACGCCCCGCCGCCGCGAACATCCCAACTTCGGCGGCCCGGATGGCGGAGCCCTTCTCCACCACCAAAGTCCCCGCCGGCGCGTCCTCGCCCGCCTTGCGCACGAATTGACCCGGCGCAGCCCCCTCCAGCACCCACACGCCGTCTCCGACGCGTTTCGTATCCTCCACAGGGACCACGGTATCCGCGCCCGCCGGCATCGGCGCGCCCGTCATGATCGGCGCGGCATGTCCCGGCGTGACGCGCACGGCGACGTCGCCGCCCGCCGCGATCGTGTCGAGCAGCGCAAGCGCGACGGGCGTTTCCACTGAAGCGTTTCCCGCATCGGCCCCGACGACGGCGTAGCCGTCCATGGCGCTGTTATCAAACGGGGGGAGGGGAGACTGCGTGTGGATGTCTTCGGCGAGAGTGTGGCCGAGGGATTGTAAAATCGGGACGGAGACGGGCGTGGACGGAGAAATTTGTGCGAGGATGCGCGCGATGGCGTCGTCGTAGGAAAGCATGGATAACTCCGGATAATTCAAGTCGGCCTGCTGGCAAACCCGCCCCCGGCGCTTCGCGTGCTCCCTGGCAAACCCACCCCGGCGCTTCGCGCCACCCCTCCCGCCGACGGGAAGAGTTATTTCAGAGTGTGTTATCGCCAGCAGCTTCTATAAGAGGCAATCTTACCAACCCTTCCCACCCGAGGGAGGGGGCGGCCGAAGGCCGGGGGTGGGTTTGCCAGGGAGGACACAAAGGCTGGGGGATGAGGGCCAATCCTAAACCGTCGGATGCCCCGCCGCCGTCCCTCGCAAGATCTCCGCCGCGTGCGGCAGGATCGGTTTCAAGATGGTCGCGCACTCGCCGGCGCCGGTGGGGCTGCCGGGGAGATTGACGATCAATGTTCGGCCGCGCGCGCCGGCGGCGCCGCGTGAGAGGGCGGCGAAGGGACTCTTTTTGACCGATTCGATCAGGAGGTATTGGCTGATATTGGGCGCGTCGCGCTCGATGACCTTGCGGGTCGCTTCGGGGGTGACGTCACGCTCCGCGAAGCCGGTGCCGCCGGTGGTCAGGATGATGTCGATTTGCAGGTCGTCGCACCAGCGTTTCAGCGTGTCGGAGATCTGTTTGCGATCGTCCGGGACGACCGCGTAGAGCGCGATCACAAAGGGATCGCCAGCCAGGGCATTCTTGATCGCGGGGCCGGACACATCTTCCTGCTCCCCCGCCGCGCACCGGTCGCTAATCGTCAGCACGCCGACGCGCACTAGGTCTCCCATGTAAAGTCTCCGCTCTTTCCGCCGGTCTTGGACAACAGATGGATCTCGCCGATCTCAATTCTCTTGTCCACCGCCTTCGCCATATCGTAAATCGTCAGCGCCGCGACCGTGGCCGCCGTCAGCGCTTCCATCTCTATTCCGGTCGGCGCCACCGTCACGGCGGTCGTGGTGATCGTGAGGCGGTCCTCGCCAAACGTAAACTCCACATCGACATCCCAGAGGGGCAGCGTATGGCACAGGGGGATTAGCTCATCCACCCTTTTCGCCGCCAGGATACCGGCGACGCGCGCGACGGCGAGGGCGTCGCCCTTGCCCAGCGCATTATCGCGGATCAAGGACAGCGTTTGCGGCGCCATGCCGACAACCGCCTGGGCGCGGGCCACGCGGCGGGTGGCCGCCTTGCCGCTGACATCCACCATGCGCGCCTGGCCGTGTTCGTCCAAATGGGTGAGCTCGGGCATCGTTCTTTCCTAACCGCCGATCTGCGCCATGATTCGGATCGACCCGCCGCGTTCGACCCGGCCCTCGAAGTCCGACTGCTCGGGCTTGTGCGCCAGGGCCGCCTTAACGTGCCCGATCAGCTCCTCGTCGGACGCGCCCGCGCGCAGCGGAGTCTTGATATCGTATTCGTAATTGTCCGCGAGGCACGGAACCAGCGCGCCGTTCGCCGTGAGGCGCAGGCGGTTGCAGCTGGCGCAGAACTTATGTGAGATGGGGTTGATCACGCCCACTCGTCCCACGGCGCCGGGGATCTGGAACACGCGCGACGTGCTGGATGACGCGGCTTCGATCGGCTGCAATTCAAACCGCTCGCTCAGCCGCTGGATCACTTCCTCGTTGGAGACGTAGCTCGCGCGCCACTCCCAGGGCGTCACCTGTCCGATCGGCATGTACTCCAGAAAGCGCACATCGTAGGGATGATCGAGCGAAAGGGCGGCCATGTCCAGAATCTCATCGTCGTTGACGCCGCGCATCACGACCATATTGAGCTTGATCGGCGCGAATCCAAGCGCCTCCGCCTTCGCCAGGCCCGCCATGGCTTCGTCGAACTTTGCGAAGCGGGCGATCTTGACGAAGCGATCCGGCTGAAGCGTGTCGAGCGAAATGTTCAGACGGCGCAGGTCGGCGTCCCAGAGCGACTGCGCTTGATTCTCCAGCAGCACCGCGTTCGTGGTCAAGCCGAGATCGGTGATTTGCGGGACCGCCGCCAATCGCTGCACGAGTTCGGGAAGATTTTTGCGGACCAGGGGCTCGCCGCCGGTGATTCGCACCTTGCGCAGACCGTGTCCGGCTAATAAATTGACCAAACGCATGATCTCATCGAACGACAGCACTTCCTCCGGCGCATCGTACGGGACGCCATCGAGCGGCATGCAGTAAACACAGCGCAGATTACAGCGGTCCGTTACGGAGATACGCAGGTACTGGATGGCTCTCCCGAATGGATCGATGAGTGGAATCATGATGCCCTCATTATACCAGTAAGGCGTGAAAAATAAATCTCAATGGCCTCTTGACTTGATAGTAGACAGATGCTACAATGCAACACTTGTGCAGTAGAATGGAGTCTACGTACCATGGCGCTCAAATGGTTGTTTTTGGATATGAACGCGTTTTTCGCCTCGGTGGAGCAGCAGGAGAACCCCCGGCTGCGCGGAAAACCGGTCGCCGTCGTCCCCGTCATGTCGGATTCGACTTGCTGCATCGCCGCCTCTTACGAAGCCAAGCGCTTTGGAATCAAAACCGGGACGAATGTCGGGGAGGCCCGTCGTCTTTGCCCACACTTAATTCTGATTGAAACGACAAGCCACAGTCACTACCGAGAGTATCACAACGCGATCGTCAACGTCGTGGAGAGCTGTCTGCCCGTCACCGAGATCTGGTCCGTGGATGAGATGGTGTGTAAGCTCTGGGCGAATGAAAAGCGCGCCGAGGACGCCCTTGCCCTGGGCCAGAAGATCAAATCGGAAATCTTCCGAAATGTAGGCGAACAGATGTGCTGTTCTGTGGGACTGAGTTTGAATCCGTTCCTCGCGAAAGTCGCGGGCGAGCTGCAAAAGCCCAACGGTTTGGTGGCGCTGGATGAAGAAGACCTCCCGCATCGCCTCTACAAGCTCAAGCTGACCGACTTTCCCGGCATCAATCGGAGCATGGAAGCCCGTTTCCATGCCGCCGGCGTGCGCACAACAGAACATATGTGCGCTTTATCGCAAGAACAGATGCGGCGGGTGTGGGGCGGGGTGATGGGGGAATACTGGTGGCGACAGCTGCGCGGCGAGTATGTCCAGCGGCCGACCAACGAGCGGCGCAGCGTCAGCCACACGCATGTGATGCCGCCGGAGCTGCGCACGCCCGCCGGCGCGGCCGCCGTCCAGTGCCGGCTTCTGGAAAAGGCGGCGGAGCGGATGCGCGGGCTGGGGTTTTACGCGCGCGGCATGGGCGTCTTCGCACGCGGCGTCGCGCACGACAAATGGGAGAACCACTGCCGCTTCGCCCCCTGCGCGGACACCTGGACATTGATGGAGATCATGCAGTCGCTGTTCCACCATCCTTTCCGGCAGCCCAAACAAGTCGGCGTCGCCCTCTACGACCTTGTCCCCGTCAAGAACGTCACCGGCTCCCTCTTCGACGACTACGAACGCCGCTGGCGCCTTTCCGTGGCGATGGACGGGATCAACCAGCGCTTCGGCCGCCACACGATCACCATGGCGAGCTCCCGCCGCGCGGAGACGGCGAAGGAGGATAAGATCGCGTTTGGGAAGATTGCGGAGATTGTGTGAGAGCGGGCAGGCGCTGCGTGGGGCGCGGCGTATCGCAAAAGGAGACGCCGACGGTAAATGCGTCATTAAATCGGCAAAATGCATCAACCATCAGCGTCTTTGGATGTCGTTATCAGACCGGTATCGGGGCTTATCCACCGATCCCATTCAACTCTTCAATCGCGTCTTCCGGCAACTCGAGGCCGGCGCCGGCGACGTTTTCTCTGAGGTGCGCCACCGACGATGTCCCGGGGATGAGCAGAATGTTCGGGGCGCGGTGCAGCAGCCAGGCCAGGGCGACGGCCATGGGGGTGGCGTTTAAACGGGCGGCGACTTGGGACAGCGTGTCCGATTGCAGAGGGGAAAAGCCGCCGAGGGGGAAGTACGGGACATAGGCAATCCCTTGTTCGGCCAGTGAGTCGATGAGCGCGTCGTCCTGCCGGTTCGCGATGTTGTAGAAATTCTGCACGCAGACGACCGGCGCGATGGACTGCGCCTCGGCGATTTGCTCGGCGTTGACGGTGCTTAAACCCAGATGCTTGATCAGACCGTCGCGCTGCATTTCGGCGAGCACGGTAAACGGCTCCTCGATCGAGCCCGCCGCCGGAGCGCTGAAGTCGCCGACGCGCAGATTGACGACGTCGATGGCGCTGACGCCGAGGTTGTTGAGGTTATCGTGGATGGCCTGGCGGAGATCGTCGGGCGACAGCGCTTTGGGCCAATTGCCGACCTCGTCCCGCCGCGCGCCGACCTTGGTGACGATCCGAAGCTGCGCGGGGTAAGGATGGAGCGCCTCTTTGATCAGTTGATTGGTGACATGCGGGCCGTAGAAGTCGCTGGTGTCGATGTGGGTGACGCCGAGTTCAACAACTTCGCGCAGGACCGCGAGCGCGCCGTCATGGTCCTTCGGAGGTCCGAAGACGTGCGGGCCGGCCAGCTGCATGGCGCCGTAGCCTACGCGAGTGAGGATGAGATCTTCGGCGAGCTTGTATTCGCCTCCCGGCAGTGTGGTGGACATGATGTTCTTTCTCCTGGCGTCAGTATGAGTTGATGATACCAGTGGCGTTCGGAGGAGACCGTGTCAAAACTTTCCGATTTCTTGCCTAATCCTGCTAAACTAGAAATTGTGTTAGGCTGCGGAGTATGGAAAGGGAAGATGCAGTATGCTGGATCGATTAGTGGAGACGGTGACCCGTCATACAGAAGGCCATTGCGGGCAACTCGTGATCGAAACGGCCGTCAAGGGAGTGTCTCTCCTGCGATCGCCCCAGCAGGACCGGCTCAGCCATTCGATTCTCAAGCCGACGCTGTGTTTCGTCGTCCAGGGGGCCAAGCAGAGCATGCTGGGAGACAAATGGATCAACTACCGCGCGGGGCAGGCGCTGGTGGTCAGCATCGAAATGCCGGCGTTCGGCCGGATCGTGGAAGCCACCCAGAGCAAGCCTTATCTCAGCATCGGCGTCGAGCTCGACATTGCAGCCCTGCGGGAAGTCATGGAATCGCTCAGTCCACCGCCTCAAACGGCCAGGAAGGTCAACCGGGGCGTGTTCGTGACCGACTTTCACGATCCATTGGCGGATTGCTTGCTGCGGCTGATGCGTCTGCTGGATTCTCCCAGCGCAATCTCGGCGCTTTATCCGCTGATCATGCGGGAAATCTGTTACTGGCTCCTCACCAGTCCGTACGGGGGAGAGGTGGCGAACATCGTTTTGGGCAGCGGTCATATGCAGGGCGTTATTCACGCCATCCATTCCCTGCGCGAGAATTTCGACCGGCCGATACGCATTGAAGAGTTAGCCGACCGGGCGCGGATGAGCGCATCGGCCTTCCATCGGCAGTTCAAGCAAACCACATCCATGACGCCTCTCCAGTTCCAGAAGCAGCTTCGACTGCTGGAAGCGCGAAGGCTGATGCTGACGGATTCCGTGAGCGCGGAGGCCGCCGCCTATCAGGTCGGGTATGAGAGCGCCTCGCAGTTCAGCCGGGAGTACGCGCGCACGTTCGGCGCCCCGCCGCGCCGCGATATCGCGCGGATGAAGACGCCTGAGATATTGCCGCCGGCAAGTCCGCAGCTTCACGGGCCGGCGTGGTTTGAGCCGCAGACTTCGGTGGTTTAAGGCGAAACGCGAAGCTTTTACGCCGGCGCGGTCGTCGCCTGCCGGCGCAGGGCGCCGCGCGCCAGGACGCCGGCGCCGATGATGAGGACGGCGCCGAGGAAGAACGGAGAGCCGGGGATGATTTTGGGGGTGGTGGGGCCGGTAAAGTAGCCGAAAATCCAGGTGGCGAGGATGGGGCCGACGACGCCCGTCAGGCTCTGCAAGCTGGCGAGGGCGCCCTGGACCGCGCCTTGCTCATTCGCTTCGTACTGCTTGGAAAGCAGACCCTGAATCGTGGGGCCGGCGATGCCGCTCAGGCACCAGACGATCAGTACTGGGTACATCATCCAGCCCTTCGAGGCGAGGGCGAAGCCCAGGTATCCAACGACATTGAAGAGGAAGCCGACGAGAACGGCGCGGCGCTCGCCAAGCTTAGGCACAAGGACGCGGATCAGGCCGACCTGGACAATGGCGGTCATGAGGCCGATCAGGGCGAGCGAAAGGCCGTTGTCGATCGGCGTCCAGTGGTAACGGTACGTGGTGTAGAGCACCCAGGTGCTTTGCAGGCACTGCTGCGCCAGGCTCAGCAGACCGATCGACGCGGCCATCGCGAGCACCCAGGGGAACCGGGCGAGGATGCCGAAGCCGCGCAGCGGGTTCAAGTTGCCGGCGGAGAGCGCGCGGCGGTTTTCCGGCGCCAGCGACTCGGGCAGCACAAACGCGCCGTATATGCAGTTCAGAAGGCTGAGGCCCGCCGCCGCCCAGAACGGAGCGCGCGGCGAGACGGCGCCGAGCAGCCCGCCGGCGGCGGGACCGAGGATAAAGCCGATGCCGAACGCCGCGCCGATCATGCCGTAGCTCTGGGCGCGCTTCTCGGGAGGCGTCACATCGGCGATATAAGCGTTTGCGACGGTGAAGCTGGCGCCCGTAATGCCCGCCAGAATACGGCCGACAAAGAGCCACTCGATGGTGGGGGCGAGCGCCTGGATCACGTAGTCGACGACCGTGAAAAGCAGAGACAGCAAAAGGACCGGTCGGCGGCCGTATCGATCGCTGAGACTGCCGAGCAGCGGCGAGAAGAGAAATTGCATCAGGCCGAAGCACGCCATCAGCAGTCCGAAGACGTGCGCGCCGGCGCTGGGGCCATGCCCCGTCAGTGAGGACACCAGACGGGGCAGCACGGGGATAATCACGCCAAAGCCGAGAACATCAATCAGCAGAGTGATGAAGATAAAGACCAGACTGGCCGGGCGCTTTTGCACGCAGTGACTCTCCTTCGAGACGGTTGTTGCAGCGTTGTATTGCTAGGAAGCGATGGCGAAGCGCATCTCCGTTTGCAGCCGCCACATGTCGGCGAACGTGCCGTTTCGGTCCAGCAGATCGGGCAGGGATCCGCTTTCCGTGATATGGCCGTTTTCCAGCACGACGATGGTGTCGGCGTTACGAATGGTCGATAGGCGGTGTGCGACGATCAGGGTGGTGCGCCCTTTCATCAGGCGATCCAGCGCCTCCTGAACGACGCGTTCGCTCTCGCCGTCCAGCGCCGACGTCGCTTCGTCCAGGATTAAGACACGCGGTTCGCGGATAATGGCTCGCGCAATCGCGATTCGCTGTTTCTGGCCGCCGGAGAGGCGCGCGCCCTTTTCGCCGATGATCGTATCCAGGCCGGCCGGGAGGCGCGAGACAAACTCCTCGGCGTTGGCGTCGCGGATCGCCTGCCGCAGTCGTTCATCCGTGACGTCCAATGTGCCGTACAGGATATTCTCGCGCAGGGTGCCCTGGAACAGCAGCGTCTCCTGGGAGACAACAGCGACATATTCACGGAAGTCGCGCAGGTCCAGCGCCTCGATGTCGCTGCCGTCCAGCAGAATACGTCCGGCGGTCGGGCGCTGGAAGCCAAGCACCAGGCCCATCATCGTGGATTTACCGGAGCCCGAAGGGCCGACAAGCGCGACGGTCCGGCCGGCGGGAACGTCCAGCGTGAAATCCGTGATCGCGTCGGTCTCGCCGCCGGGATATCGGTAGGCCACTTGATCGAAGCGCAGGCCGCCGCGCACGTTGGGAATCGATTGCTTGCCCCGGTTGCGCTCGATGTCCGGAGATTCGAGCACGTCGCCGATGGAGCGGATCGCCTCGAAGCCGCGTGCGATATTCGGGAAGATATTGCAGATCGACAGGACCGCGCCCGTGATGCTACTGAAGTAGCCGCCGATCAGCACGACGTCGCCCGGGGTCATCGGCATGATCTTCTTAAAGCAGACCCAGCCGGCGACGGCGAAGCCGAGCAGGTTCAGCATTGTGAACATGGACCACGCCGAGGACAAAAAGAGAGCGTTGGTGTAGTCGACTTTGATGCCGGCCTGTTTGACCTGGTCGAGCTGCCGGTCGATCTTTTCGATCTCCACGTCCTCCACGGCGTGCGCGCGGGCGATCGGGATCATGTCGATCATGCTGACGATCTTGGACGACATGCCCTCGACTTCCTCGCGGAACTCTTTGTTGATCTTGCGCATGCGCTTTGAGAGCCACTGCTGCATGATCACGACCGGCGGGATCGCCAGCAGGAAGAACGGCAGGAACTTCGGCGCGCGCAGGGCGGTCACGACGATGGCCGAGACCAGGGCGATGGCGGCGCCCATCGCCATTTCAAACAAGCTGCGCGTCATCTGGTCGATGGATTCCACATCGCGCAGGGCCTTGCTTTGCAGCACGCCGCTGCTCTTATGTTTGTAGTAAGAGATGTTGAGCTGCTGGAGACGGCGGCAGATCGCCGAACGCAGGGTCGCCTCCGCCGTGCGCGCGGCGCTGGCCATATTGTGGTAGTAGATCGTGTGGAACGGCGAGTTCAGCGCGACGGAAACTACGCCGATGATCGTATTGATCAAAATTGTATGGCCGCTGTGCGGAGTAGGCTTGGAAATCGCGTCGATCATGTTCGCCGTTACGATGGGGACGACCCATGTCGGCGACTGCTTAATAATGAAGAAGAAGATGGCGAGGGCCACCGTTCTCCGGCGCTGGCCGTAGAGCATCAGCAGCGTGCGCCATGGGCGGTCGCTGCGATATCGGTCTTCGATTGGGGAGTGGTGGTCGCACATTGTCTTCTATTCCCTGGTTTCCATACCAATTGTGACGCAAGTATACCCAGTGAAACACCG from Capsulimonas corticalis harbors:
- a CDS encoding chemotaxis protein CheD yields the protein MGDIIAVEMGETKLTSTRGDRLLAFGLGACIGLCLYDPKRSLAAMVHIVLPQTLPNTSWKSSGKSSEPLLGKCAETAVPHALSEMFKNGASAASIRAAIVGGARIFTSASANGVPGSRLEIGPRNIIAVKEALALADIPLVAEEVGGRCGRTVTFEVETGRVLVRAIGAEEKLLVDLSGVCAPIRELKGIGSSER
- the tig gene encoding trigger factor, coding for MQVTKEPIDPCQVALTIEVEQDKVVHAVDKAYREYAKYVNVPGFRKGKAPMSFVRQRVPESDVRQRTAELLVESAYGDALKESETDPYAPPKLELLQLDLAGSPFIFKALVPLAPKVELGDYKGLEVEKKIYDISDSDVDEEIERLRERAADYPMAERAVENRDLVVADVSVKLDDQEATEPRPTMIELGADNLPGFDEQILGASVGDTKTFTLAYPADYPQVELQGKDAEFSVTIKEVRTKVVPESNDELAGKITNGRITTLDELKSNIKTDMGRSLSQSSENEADNALVEKIIEKASIQYPPVLVESEIEDEYKFLQQRLAQNGTNVDDYLANIGTSREQLYNQFKDSAEKRIRVGLVLGEIARQEELTLTEPDIDAAIAEAAEQQNTSPAAMRAFLEKNEGFENIRNRAQAKKVLDFIRGSAIIKEKVVKPGQTENPTDEAAAPEAAAATAEGEEVPAPKKKAPRASSKKKESDDQNES
- a CDS encoding molybdopterin molybdotransferase MoeA — its product is MLSYDDAIARILAQISPSTPVSVPILQSLGHTLAEDIHTQSPLPPFDNSAMDGYAVVGADAGNASVETPVALALLDTIAAGGDVAVRVTPGHAAPIMTGAPMPAGADTVVPVEDTKRVGDGVWVLEGAAPGQFVRKAGEDAPAGTLVVEKGSAIRAAEVGMFAAAGRAAALVYRRPRVGVISTGDELAEPGAVLGAAQIYNSNSYAVAAQVLEAGAEVAVRVHARDTFSDLRAAFDACADCDVILTTGGVSVGEFDFVKAVVEERGSVEFWRVAIRPGKPFVFGRCGQALLFGLPGNPVSAMVTFELFVRPALRQLLGAANPMRKIETAVLTEDVAHETGRRDFQRAVVTESVDELRVRATGRQGSGMLRSMVLANALMIVPEEVAGVQSGDTISVIRLSS
- a CDS encoding ATP-dependent Clp protease proteolytic subunit is translated as MSLEDLGLTRKELTAGLRSIENTWIPTVVEQSPRGERSYDLWSRLMKDRIVFIGDQIYDQMANVIVAQFLFLEKEDPDKDIEVYINSPGGSVIAGLAIYDTMRHIKPDIATTCVGMAASMGAVLLSGGTKGKRTSLPNSRIMIHQTSGGVQGTAADIQIQVREMNRYLEKLTQILAENCGREFSQVAKDIDRDYWMSAEEGVEYGIIDEVLNRPSS
- a CDS encoding HDOD domain-containing protein, whose amino-acid sequence is MNADVRMQILLRQVKDLPSLPDVAVKVARTIDKPTTSANDVARVLSMDQGLTARVLRLANSVFYGATRRISTVSDAIVLLGMRTVRNLAMASSVEDVLGRELAGYAMQRGELWRHSCGCANVAQSLATLINYPVPEEAFVAGLLHDVGKVLLSVHMQVEFSGVLKLTEDEDISFMEAEQRILGFDHAEVGACVLERWNLPTPLVQAVRYHHTPMAQSEFSKLTALVHVADVICVMMGIGVGGDGLRYALDREAQERLGLSDEQIERQISDLSDLGKESTEILR
- the moaC gene encoding cyclic pyranopterin monophosphate synthase MoaC, whose product is MPELTHLDEHGQARMVDVSGKAATRRVARAQAVVGMAPQTLSLIRDNALGKGDALAVARVAGILAAKRVDELIPLCHTLPLWDVDVEFTFGEDRLTITTTAVTVAPTGIEMEALTAATVAALTIYDMAKAVDKRIEIGEIHLLSKTGGKSGDFTWET
- a CDS encoding MogA/MoaB family molybdenum cofactor biosynthesis protein, which produces MGDLVRVGVLTISDRCAAGEQEDVSGPAIKNALAGDPFVIALYAVVPDDRKQISDTLKRWCDDLQIDIILTTGGTGFAERDVTPEATRKVIERDAPNISQYLLIESVKKSPFAALSRGAAGARGRTLIVNLPGSPTGAGECATILKPILPHAAEILRGTAAGHPTV